Proteins found in one Gardnerella vaginalis ATCC 14018 = JCM 11026 genomic segment:
- a CDS encoding substrate-binding domain-containing protein, with protein MIRTHKHILRKTIALVVSSTMLLAICACGSSNAKNASPSAKPQVNHGNVIVFTPSDGLNLSRKTPLSTWDNLVPEIVKSLKKQGFSENSITTKSSSSLYDQSQDIQDYVVSMITSLKTKNSSKNKNKKTSIRDIHSIVKKQLSNTTIVVAPWSNKNGNNNYGDYVTQPTTPKEQLKEEDLKSQEEAENRLTSSLDLAKKAGMHVVMLSRLTRDFKPDAFFKLSSAQSIGEIQAYTLVQKLALNQASKDNPKSVEVLLPCHNQKQDVHMHFGVNTHGNSDSDNSSSKIQEFDDEFARLAFAGIWKILKPYFASGLMISPSGKLSKDSTENDWENAAFDADNSDSVKAELNSRLVIKNDNGTTSTKHVDGIIALDDQVVMQVEKALEDLGYKGSSADINPSFTLPDIIGSFIGKRNLTKKKVPTPASTAKNNESQKSSTKNNDLNSSESNKENKNTEDSELKDSANELLNDSKWPVITGYGAYKDALPNLVNGKQWMTSIENIQKISTDVAQECSSLNVNGKLSQLEDISIFVNNSGSEKDIPVITEPILAVSATNLKALLIDPGYVTLADAGL; from the coding sequence ATGATTCGCACGCATAAGCATATTTTGCGCAAAACTATTGCTCTTGTAGTATCTAGTACAATGCTTCTTGCGATTTGCGCATGCGGATCGAGCAATGCAAAAAACGCATCGCCTAGCGCAAAGCCTCAAGTGAATCACGGCAACGTTATAGTTTTTACGCCTTCTGATGGTCTAAATTTAAGTAGAAAAACTCCATTAAGTACATGGGATAATCTTGTTCCAGAAATAGTAAAATCGTTAAAAAAGCAAGGATTTTCAGAAAATTCTATTACTACTAAATCGTCCAGCAGCTTATACGATCAAAGTCAAGATATTCAAGATTACGTTGTAAGCATGATTACATCTTTAAAAACAAAAAATTCTTCTAAAAATAAAAACAAGAAAACAAGTATCAGAGATATCCATAGCATCGTAAAAAAGCAACTTTCTAATACGACTATTGTTGTTGCTCCTTGGAGTAATAAAAACGGTAATAATAATTATGGTGATTACGTCACTCAACCCACAACACCTAAAGAGCAACTAAAAGAAGAAGATCTAAAATCACAAGAGGAAGCAGAAAATAGACTTACATCGTCATTAGATTTGGCTAAAAAAGCTGGCATGCATGTCGTTATGTTATCTAGGCTTACTAGAGATTTTAAGCCAGATGCATTCTTCAAACTTTCTTCTGCTCAGAGCATTGGAGAAATTCAAGCGTATACTCTTGTGCAAAAATTAGCATTAAATCAGGCTTCTAAAGATAATCCAAAAAGCGTAGAAGTACTTTTGCCTTGCCACAATCAAAAACAAGATGTTCATATGCATTTTGGAGTAAATACTCATGGTAATTCAGATTCTGATAATTCAAGTTCCAAAATTCAAGAATTTGATGATGAATTCGCGCGACTTGCTTTTGCTGGAATCTGGAAAATTCTAAAACCTTATTTCGCATCTGGATTAATGATTTCACCTTCTGGAAAACTTAGTAAGGATTCAACAGAGAATGACTGGGAAAATGCTGCTTTCGACGCAGATAATTCTGACTCTGTTAAGGCAGAACTTAATTCGAGATTAGTAATAAAGAATGATAACGGAACAACTTCCACAAAACACGTAGATGGCATTATTGCTTTAGATGATCAAGTTGTTATGCAAGTGGAAAAAGCTCTTGAAGACCTTGGGTATAAGGGAAGCTCTGCGGATATCAACCCTTCCTTTACTCTTCCAGATATAATCGGAAGCTTTATAGGAAAACGAAATTTGACTAAGAAAAAGGTTCCAACGCCTGCTTCTACTGCGAAAAATAATGAATCACAAAAATCTAGCACAAAAAATAATGATTTGAATTCATCTGAATCCAATAAAGAGAATAAAAATACTGAAGATTCTGAGCTTAAAGATTCAGCGAATGAATTGTTAAACGACTCAAAATGGCCTGTTATTACTGGCTACGGCGCTTACAAAGATGCTTTACCAAATCTTGTAAATGGAAAGCAATGGATGACTTCTATCGAAAACATTCAGAAAATCTCTACTGATGTTGCTCAAGAATGTAGTTCTCTAAATGTTAATGGAAAATTATCTCAACTCGAAGATATTTCTATTTTTGTAAATAACAGTGGATCAGAAAAAGATATACCTGTAATAACAGAACCAATTCTCGCTGTAAGC
- a CDS encoding fructosamine kinase family protein → MSNNAYKKSRSYAPERFFECEGRGLNWLREAYDYGGPKVAKVFDWGKDYLNIERIETTSPTPLASFEFGASLAHMHDFGAKYFGEPPADYDGTCYFGPLSDPVKMDCGTWSNVIDYLAEGRLLPMVNLGISRGSLTKSDLDLTNKVIDAMPDLLGKASEDKPARVHGDLWSGNVLWTKSEDGEHTEAVLIDPAAHGGHREEDLAMLQLFGISYFKQILDGYQSVHPLKSGFENRMTIWQLYPIAGHCVFFGGGYVSEYRDMCLDLLNR, encoded by the coding sequence ATGAGTAATAACGCGTATAAAAAGAGTAGATCATACGCACCAGAACGATTCTTTGAATGCGAAGGTCGTGGCCTTAATTGGCTTCGAGAAGCTTACGACTATGGCGGGCCTAAAGTAGCTAAAGTTTTTGATTGGGGAAAAGACTACTTAAACATTGAACGCATTGAAACTACAAGCCCTACTCCTTTAGCATCGTTTGAATTTGGAGCATCTTTGGCGCATATGCACGATTTCGGTGCGAAATATTTTGGGGAGCCACCTGCAGATTATGATGGCACATGCTATTTTGGACCATTAAGCGACCCTGTAAAAATGGATTGTGGCACTTGGAGTAATGTTATTGACTATTTGGCAGAAGGCAGACTTTTACCAATGGTAAATCTTGGTATTTCTAGAGGAAGCCTTACAAAAAGCGATTTAGATCTTACAAATAAAGTTATTGATGCTATGCCAGATTTGCTGGGAAAAGCATCTGAAGATAAACCAGCGCGAGTCCATGGAGACTTGTGGAGTGGAAATGTGCTTTGGACTAAAAGCGAAGATGGCGAACACACAGAAGCTGTTTTAATTGATCCTGCAGCTCACGGCGGCCATCGTGAGGAAGACTTAGCAATGCTGCAACTGTTTGGGATTAGCTATTTTAAGCAGATTTTAGATGGCTATCAATCTGTTCATCCATTAAAATCTGGTTTTGAAAATCGCATGACAATTTGGCAGCTCTACCCTATTGCTGGACATTGTGTCTTCTTTGGTGGAGGCTACGTTAGCGAATACCGAGATATGTGCTTGGATTTGCTTAATCGCTAA